In Georgenia soli, a genomic segment contains:
- a CDS encoding DUF1810 domain-containing protein gives MEDRFGLERFVTAQDDGGTYDAALAELRRGRKTSHWMWFVFPQVAGLGHSPMSQRYAISSLEEARAYLAHPVLGPRLRECAEVVAASGAPSADALLGGIDATKLRSSMTLFGRAAPEEPVFRRVLDRYFGGSEDPETLTRV, from the coding sequence ATGGAGGACCGGTTCGGGCTGGAACGCTTCGTCACCGCCCAGGACGACGGCGGAACCTACGACGCCGCGCTCGCCGAGCTCCGCCGCGGCCGGAAGACCAGTCACTGGATGTGGTTCGTCTTCCCCCAGGTCGCCGGCCTGGGGCACAGCCCGATGTCTCAGCGGTACGCCATCTCCTCCCTGGAGGAGGCGCGCGCCTACCTCGCGCACCCCGTTCTCGGGCCGCGGCTGCGGGAGTGCGCCGAGGTGGTGGCCGCGTCCGGGGCACCGAGCGCCGACGCACTGCTCGGCGGGATCGACGCCACCAAGCTCCGTTCCTCGATGACGCTGTTCGGGCGCGCCGCACCGGAGGAGCCGGTGTTCCGCCGGGTGCTCGACCGGTACTTCGGCGGTAGCGAGGATCCGGAGACGCTGACGCGGGTCTGA
- a CDS encoding thiamine pyrophosphate-binding protein has protein sequence MRVSEAVGAALVQLGVDHVFGVVGSGNFHVTNAMVAAGARFVAARHEGGAATMADAYARTSGSPAALSVHQGCGLTNAMTGIAEAAKSRTPLVVLAPEATSPTSNFAVDQDALARAVGAVPARVTSAATAVAETVAAVATAVHGRRTVVLNLPLDVQDEETTAHQPVRLPDAPAPRAPDREAVARFADVLRTARRPVFVAGRGARSARARDAVAALAARCGGLLATSAVAKGLFHDDAWSLDVSGGFSTPAAADLVRGADLVVGWGCALNMWTLRHGRLLGESAVVVQVDDTAEALGRHRAVDLGVLGDVRTTAEAVLAALGKGIAGEVGPGGAVGYRTEEVRRRLATEGRWRDVPVEEGDGGEETRVAQPGEAGERIDPRVLTAALDDLLPAERVVAVDSGNFMGYPSMYLSVPDEQGFCFTQAFQSIGLGLATAVGAALARPDRLPVAALGDGGALMGAAELDTVRRLGLPMVVLVYNDDAYGAEVHHFAGSGEPMDTVTFPSTDIAAVGRGYGFTSVTVRSLADLTGVQDWLAGPRSTPLLIDAKVRGDQPSWWLEEAFGH, from the coding sequence GTGCGGGTCAGCGAGGCGGTCGGCGCGGCCCTCGTCCAGCTCGGCGTGGACCACGTGTTCGGCGTCGTCGGCTCCGGCAACTTCCACGTCACCAACGCCATGGTGGCCGCGGGCGCACGGTTCGTCGCCGCCCGGCACGAGGGCGGCGCCGCCACCATGGCCGACGCGTACGCCCGCACCTCCGGGAGCCCCGCGGCGTTGAGCGTCCACCAGGGCTGCGGTCTGACGAACGCCATGACGGGCATCGCGGAGGCGGCCAAGAGCCGGACCCCGCTGGTCGTGCTGGCACCAGAGGCGACCTCGCCGACGTCGAACTTCGCCGTCGACCAGGACGCCCTCGCCCGCGCCGTCGGTGCGGTCCCGGCGCGCGTCACCTCGGCCGCGACCGCCGTGGCGGAGACGGTCGCGGCCGTCGCCACCGCGGTCCACGGCCGCCGCACCGTCGTCCTCAACCTCCCGCTCGACGTCCAGGACGAGGAGACGACGGCGCACCAGCCGGTCCGTCTGCCCGACGCGCCCGCACCCCGGGCGCCGGACCGCGAGGCCGTGGCCCGGTTCGCGGACGTCCTGCGGACCGCCCGCCGGCCCGTCTTCGTGGCCGGTCGCGGCGCCCGGTCGGCACGCGCGAGGGACGCCGTCGCCGCCCTCGCGGCGCGGTGCGGGGGCCTCCTCGCCACGTCCGCCGTCGCCAAGGGGCTCTTCCACGACGACGCCTGGTCGCTCGACGTCTCCGGCGGCTTCTCGACCCCCGCAGCCGCCGACCTCGTCCGAGGCGCCGATCTCGTCGTCGGCTGGGGCTGTGCGCTGAACATGTGGACCCTGCGGCACGGCCGGCTGCTCGGGGAGAGCGCCGTCGTGGTGCAGGTCGACGACACGGCCGAGGCCCTCGGCCGCCACCGCGCCGTCGACCTCGGCGTGCTGGGTGACGTGAGGACGACGGCGGAGGCGGTGCTGGCCGCCCTCGGGAAGGGAATCGCCGGCGAGGTCGGCCCGGGCGGCGCCGTGGGCTACCGCACGGAGGAGGTCCGCCGACGACTGGCCACCGAGGGCAGGTGGCGGGACGTCCCCGTGGAGGAGGGTGACGGCGGGGAGGAGACCCGCGTTGCGCAGCCCGGGGAAGCGGGGGAGCGCATCGACCCGCGGGTCCTGACGGCGGCCCTCGACGACCTCCTGCCCGCCGAGCGCGTCGTGGCCGTGGACTCGGGCAACTTCATGGGCTACCCGAGCATGTACCTTTCCGTCCCCGACGAGCAGGGCTTCTGCTTCACCCAGGCCTTCCAGTCCATCGGGCTGGGCCTGGCCACCGCCGTCGGTGCTGCGCTCGCACGCCCGGACCGGCTCCCCGTCGCCGCGCTCGGCGACGGCGGGGCCCTCATGGGCGCCGCCGAGCTGGACACCGTCCGCCGGCTGGGCCTGCCGATGGTGGTGCTGGTCTACAACGACGACGCCTACGGTGCCGAGGTGCACCACTTCGCCGGCTCCGGCGAGCCGATGGACACCGTCACCTTCCCGTCCACCGACATCGCCGCCGTCGGACGCGGGTACGGGTTCACGTCGGTGACCGTACGGAGCCTCGCCGACCTCACCGGTGTGCAGGACTGGCTCGCGGGCCCCCGCAGCACCCCGCTCCTGATCGACGCCAAGGTCCGCGGCGACCAGCCATCCTGGTGGCTGGAGGAGGCATTCGGGCACTGA
- a CDS encoding cyclase family protein → MPVLTDLVTALSSGAVRVVDLTAPLSDETPLLELPEQFGQTAQFQLEEISRYDDRGPAWYWNNFRTGEHTGTHFDAPSHWVTGAEGENIDQVPPTALLAPAVVLDVTDRVAEDPNFLIEVSDIEKFVAEHGELPAGGWLLCRTGWSARVTQEEMINNTETGPTSPGLSAEAARWVAEESPLQGIGVETVGTDAGAAHSFEPAFPCHSYLLGNGKFGLAQLQNLDQLPPTGAVILAAPLKIVGGSGSPARVLALVED, encoded by the coding sequence ATGCCAGTCCTCACCGATCTCGTCACCGCGCTGTCCTCCGGGGCGGTGCGCGTCGTCGACCTCACCGCCCCGCTCTCCGACGAGACCCCGCTCCTCGAGCTGCCCGAGCAGTTCGGGCAGACGGCCCAGTTCCAGCTGGAGGAGATCTCCCGCTACGACGACCGCGGCCCGGCCTGGTACTGGAACAACTTCCGCACCGGCGAGCACACCGGCACCCACTTCGACGCGCCCAGCCACTGGGTCACCGGCGCCGAGGGGGAGAACATCGACCAGGTGCCGCCGACGGCACTGCTCGCGCCCGCCGTCGTCCTGGACGTCACCGACCGGGTCGCCGAGGACCCGAACTTCCTCATCGAGGTGAGCGACATCGAGAAGTTCGTCGCCGAGCACGGGGAGCTGCCGGCCGGCGGGTGGCTGCTGTGCCGGACCGGCTGGTCGGCACGCGTGACGCAGGAGGAGATGATCAACAACACCGAGACCGGCCCGACGAGCCCCGGGCTGTCCGCGGAGGCCGCCCGCTGGGTGGCGGAGGAGTCGCCGCTGCAGGGCATCGGCGTCGAGACGGTCGGCACCGACGCCGGCGCCGCCCACTCCTTCGAGCCCGCCTTCCCGTGCCACTCCTACCTGCTCGGCAACGGCAAGTTCGGGCTCGCCCAGCTGCAGAACCTCGACCAGCTCCCGCCCACCGGCGCCGTCATCCTCGCCGCCCCGCTCAAGATCGTCGGCGGGTCCGGATCGCCCGCCCGCGTGCTGGCCCTCGTCGAGGACTGA
- a CDS encoding chromosome segregation ATPase has product MNPQNTKKSTRRRFTGSLLVPGLALGLLSVGLPTQAVAAPPAGTPGVCNGVVNQLAHRGSVQANLLRNAAKKNADLIAQLQAEKAGLETKAGGLESEIAGLNKKIADLEAEEASIDAEIEATGTELANLKAQQLKVQSGIDSAKKNLADLEGERQDVDAELAPLQEELESAEMALQELQAEKTDLDAMIASAEAALEAAQRELATSQDAAADAAEEMAAKSIAVTDAEAALRAAQDDEAEAQAAVEATRAAIAAAEGELTQLEADGQTAAEVLAAKRSEIADAKDELARLEAAADAASSALAEKQDELTSAQAELTSRKEAATAASAALAAKEGQVDAAKAELAGLQQDAAAAAAAVVAKQGELDAVQAQIGGLNSSLAEIEAQMSSKAAELATAQAELKALESQKAALEKEIADLNDRISKFPPKSQGKEKQELEALRDAKQAELASVNGQISDKTAQIAGLNGDLTKLQAQITDLNRRLASKQAESSQLQVQLKALQDAADAAGEAVIATSAELAELQAQLPALRTAVTEADAEVQSQTETVAAIQAQLPVLQAAVDSTNAAVGAQEDEIARLEAALPSLVADLEVAEAEITAKKAQLGDLRITLGEQESALDTAQRAVGERQSVLSDARRDLADAERALQEADAAVASKKIEVAGLARTVDGLQTQMGQLNDQITGKEQEILDLQTRIAPLLSQLKDLDGQITAEEALLTELQTELNSLDKQVVDAQVKLRDLESAKKRNNDAIKDARALVLNLQAQLGDVQNQIAMIDGQIAIGGCVA; this is encoded by the coding sequence TTGAACCCCCAGAACACGAAGAAGTCCACCCGCCGTCGGTTCACCGGATCGCTGCTGGTGCCCGGGCTGGCCCTCGGCCTGCTCAGCGTCGGCCTGCCAACGCAGGCCGTCGCCGCCCCGCCGGCCGGAACCCCCGGCGTCTGCAACGGCGTGGTGAACCAGCTGGCGCACCGCGGCTCGGTGCAGGCCAACCTGCTGAGGAACGCCGCGAAGAAGAACGCCGACCTGATCGCGCAGCTCCAGGCTGAGAAGGCCGGCCTCGAGACGAAGGCCGGCGGCCTCGAGTCCGAGATTGCGGGCCTCAACAAGAAGATCGCCGACCTGGAGGCGGAGGAGGCGTCGATCGACGCCGAGATCGAGGCGACCGGGACCGAGCTTGCGAACCTCAAGGCGCAGCAGCTCAAGGTGCAGAGTGGCATCGACTCCGCCAAGAAGAATCTGGCGGATCTGGAAGGTGAGCGTCAGGACGTCGACGCGGAGCTTGCCCCACTCCAGGAAGAGCTCGAATCTGCCGAGATGGCCCTGCAGGAGCTCCAGGCCGAGAAGACCGATCTCGACGCAATGATTGCCTCGGCCGAGGCAGCGCTGGAGGCGGCGCAGCGCGAGCTCGCGACGTCGCAGGACGCGGCCGCCGATGCGGCCGAGGAGATGGCGGCGAAGAGCATCGCGGTCACCGACGCCGAGGCGGCGCTGAGAGCCGCTCAGGACGATGAGGCGGAGGCCCAGGCCGCGGTGGAGGCGACCCGCGCCGCGATCGCCGCCGCCGAGGGCGAGCTGACGCAGCTCGAGGCGGACGGTCAGACCGCGGCGGAAGTACTGGCCGCCAAGCGGTCCGAGATCGCCGACGCCAAGGACGAGCTCGCCCGTCTGGAAGCAGCGGCAGACGCGGCCTCATCAGCGCTCGCCGAGAAGCAGGACGAGCTGACCTCCGCGCAGGCCGAGCTGACCTCGCGGAAGGAGGCCGCGACCGCCGCTTCCGCCGCGCTGGCGGCCAAGGAGGGACAGGTCGACGCGGCGAAGGCCGAGCTCGCCGGTCTCCAGCAGGACGCGGCGGCAGCCGCCGCCGCGGTCGTCGCCAAGCAGGGCGAGCTTGACGCGGTCCAGGCGCAGATCGGTGGCCTCAACAGCTCGCTGGCCGAGATCGAGGCGCAGATGTCGAGCAAGGCCGCGGAGCTCGCCACGGCGCAGGCGGAACTCAAGGCGCTTGAGAGTCAGAAGGCAGCGCTCGAGAAGGAGATCGCAGACCTCAACGATCGCATCAGTAAGTTCCCTCCGAAGTCCCAGGGTAAGGAGAAGCAGGAGTTGGAGGCCCTGCGTGACGCGAAGCAGGCCGAGCTCGCGAGCGTGAACGGCCAGATCAGCGACAAGACTGCGCAGATTGCTGGTCTGAACGGTGATCTGACGAAACTGCAGGCCCAGATCACTGACCTCAACAGGCGGCTCGCCAGCAAGCAGGCAGAGAGCAGCCAGCTGCAGGTGCAGCTGAAGGCCCTCCAGGATGCCGCGGACGCGGCCGGCGAGGCGGTCATCGCCACGTCGGCCGAGCTCGCGGAACTGCAGGCGCAGCTTCCCGCCCTGCGCACGGCGGTCACGGAGGCCGACGCCGAGGTCCAGTCGCAGACCGAGACGGTCGCGGCGATCCAGGCACAGCTGCCCGTACTCCAGGCTGCCGTCGACAGCACCAACGCCGCCGTGGGCGCCCAGGAGGATGAGATCGCCCGGCTGGAGGCGGCGCTGCCCTCGCTCGTCGCGGACCTGGAGGTGGCGGAGGCCGAGATCACCGCCAAGAAGGCACAGCTGGGCGACCTGCGTATCACGCTCGGTGAGCAGGAGTCGGCGCTCGACACGGCGCAGCGGGCAGTGGGGGAGCGGCAGAGCGTGCTCTCCGACGCCCGGCGGGATCTGGCCGACGCCGAGCGTGCGCTCCAGGAGGCCGATGCCGCCGTGGCTAGCAAGAAGATCGAGGTTGCCGGCCTCGCGCGGACCGTCGACGGCCTCCAGACCCAGATGGGGCAGCTCAACGACCAGATCACTGGGAAGGAGCAGGAGATCCTCGACCTCCAGACCCGCATCGCCCCACTGCTGAGCCAGCTCAAGGACCTCGACGGCCAGATCACGGCCGAAGAAGCCCTGCTGACGGAGCTCCAGACGGAGCTGAACAGCCTGGACAAGCAGGTTGTTGACGCCCAGGTGAAGCTGCGCGACCTGGAGAGCGCGAAGAAGCGGAACAACGACGCCATCAAGGATGCGAGGGCCCTGGTCCTCAATCTGCAGGCACAGCTGGGTGATGTTCAGAATCAGATCGCCATGATCGATGGGCAGATCGCCATCGGCGGCTGCGTCGCCTGA
- a CDS encoding VOC family protein, giving the protein MPRPVHFEIHASDVARARAFYGAVFGWSFEDWSDFAGTPYFGVLTGEDEPGINGAIMQRQGDSPAPGAPVVGAVLTVGVEDFDATHDAVEQAGGTVVRAKQALPGMAWQGYYLDTEGNVFGIHQPDEQAR; this is encoded by the coding sequence ATGCCCCGACCCGTGCACTTCGAGATCCACGCGTCCGACGTCGCCCGCGCCCGGGCTTTTTACGGCGCGGTGTTCGGCTGGTCCTTCGAGGACTGGAGCGACTTCGCCGGCACCCCGTACTTCGGCGTGCTGACCGGCGAGGACGAGCCCGGCATCAACGGCGCGATCATGCAGCGCCAGGGCGACTCCCCCGCGCCCGGCGCGCCGGTGGTCGGCGCGGTGCTCACGGTGGGCGTCGAGGACTTCGACGCCACCCACGACGCCGTCGAGCAGGCGGGCGGAACGGTCGTGCGGGCCAAGCAGGCGCTCCCTGGGATGGCCTGGCAGGGGTACTACCTCGACACCGAGGGCAACGTCTTCGGCATTCACCAGCCCGACGAGCAGGCAAGGTAG
- a CDS encoding thiamine pyrophosphate-binding protein, whose amino-acid sequence MSTVSEVVAVAVASLTDDVFAIMGNGNAYLLDALGRTSVRVTALRHEAATVASADAYHRVSGRLAVATTTYGPGYTNTITSLAEAAKAETPLVLVVGDAPTTGPRPWDVDQPGLAAAVGVPTFVVDRAAPGRTVVEAAFHALAHRVPVVVALPYDLGNVPADDDAVPALPALPTPPSPAQEAVEEAARLLSAAERPLILAGRGAKGAASEVRRLADQLGALTVTSAPARGLFAGRPYDLGVCGGFASEPSADLVRHADVVLAVGAGLNQFTTSFGSAFGPDAHVVQIDVSAAPTNPRVDRHLRGDSRVAVLELLRVLEGHEPPARPWGGAAAHASDSRLQHARPEGDGVAADGRLDPRSVMGRLNTLLPANRVVVSDGGHFIGWANTYLDLPSADSITLVGTAFQAIGLGFPSAPGVAVARPDALTVMVTGDGGGLMGLADLDTLVRTARSALVLVFNDAAYGAEIHQYGSRGLDRTAMLIDEVDFATVARGMGAAGARVDRLEDLRAVEEWLAAGAQGTFLADLRVSQTVVAPYIVEIVERSLVKK is encoded by the coding sequence ATGAGCACCGTCTCCGAAGTCGTCGCCGTCGCCGTCGCCTCACTCACCGACGACGTGTTCGCGATCATGGGCAACGGCAACGCGTACCTGCTGGACGCCCTGGGGCGGACGTCGGTCCGGGTGACTGCGCTGCGTCACGAGGCCGCGACGGTCGCCTCGGCGGACGCCTACCACCGGGTCTCCGGACGCCTGGCGGTCGCGACGACGACGTACGGTCCGGGCTACACCAACACCATCACCTCCCTCGCGGAGGCCGCGAAGGCAGAGACGCCCCTCGTCCTCGTCGTCGGCGACGCTCCCACCACCGGGCCCCGGCCGTGGGACGTGGACCAGCCCGGGCTAGCGGCCGCCGTCGGCGTCCCGACCTTCGTCGTGGATCGCGCCGCGCCGGGCCGCACCGTCGTCGAGGCCGCCTTCCACGCTCTGGCCCACAGGGTCCCCGTCGTTGTCGCGCTTCCGTACGACCTCGGGAACGTTCCTGCCGACGACGACGCCGTTCCGGCGCTGCCTGCGCTGCCGACGCCGCCGTCGCCGGCGCAGGAGGCGGTCGAGGAGGCGGCGCGCCTCCTCTCCGCGGCCGAGCGCCCCCTGATCCTGGCCGGTCGCGGCGCCAAGGGCGCCGCGTCGGAGGTGCGCAGGCTGGCCGACCAGCTCGGGGCCCTGACGGTCACGAGCGCGCCCGCGCGCGGACTGTTCGCCGGCCGGCCCTACGACCTCGGCGTGTGCGGAGGGTTCGCCTCCGAACCGTCCGCGGACCTCGTCCGCCACGCCGACGTCGTCCTGGCGGTCGGGGCCGGCCTCAACCAGTTCACCACCTCGTTCGGCTCCGCCTTCGGCCCGGACGCGCACGTCGTGCAGATCGACGTCTCCGCCGCTCCCACCAACCCGCGGGTCGACCGCCACCTCCGCGGTGACTCCCGGGTCGCCGTGCTCGAGCTGCTGCGCGTCCTGGAGGGGCACGAGCCCCCGGCACGGCCGTGGGGCGGGGCGGCCGCCCACGCGAGTGACAGCCGCCTGCAGCACGCCCGACCGGAGGGCGACGGCGTCGCCGCGGACGGGCGCCTCGACCCCCGGTCCGTCATGGGTCGCCTCAACACCCTCCTGCCCGCGAACCGGGTCGTGGTCTCCGACGGGGGGCACTTCATCGGCTGGGCGAACACGTACCTCGACCTGCCCTCGGCGGACTCGATCACGCTCGTCGGCACGGCGTTCCAGGCCATCGGCCTCGGCTTCCCGTCGGCACCCGGGGTAGCGGTGGCGAGGCCGGACGCGCTCACCGTCATGGTCACCGGTGACGGGGGCGGCCTCATGGGGCTCGCCGACCTCGACACACTCGTGCGGACGGCCCGGAGCGCCCTGGTGCTCGTGTTCAACGACGCCGCCTACGGCGCCGAGATCCACCAGTACGGCTCCCGGGGGCTGGACCGCACGGCGATGCTGATCGACGAGGTCGACTTCGCCACCGTCGCGCGCGGGATGGGCGCCGCTGGCGCCAGGGTCGACCGGCTCGAGGACCTCCGCGCCGTGGAGGAGTGGCTCGCAGCAGGAGCTCAGGGCACCTTCCTGGCGGACCTCCGCGTGTCGCAGACGGTGGTCGCCCCGTACATCGTGGAGATCGTCGAGCGCAGCCTCGTCAAGAAATAG
- a CDS encoding NAD-dependent succinate-semialdehyde dehydrogenase, with amino-acid sequence MSHNHEAELLASVPDQLYIGGQWRDAEGGRTLNVYDPATGDLVRTIADASPADGLAALDAADAAFPAWAATPARERAEILRRAFDLLQERKEEFALLMTIEMGKPLAEARGEVAYGGEFVRWFSEEATRVQGRYGPNPEGTGRMVVSQHPVGPCFLITPWNFPLAMATRKIAPALAAGCTVVIKPAELTPLTTLYFVKLLEEAGLPGGVVNVFTTSTSGKVSEPIIRDPRLRKLSFTGSTPVGQRLLEQAAQGVLRTSMELGGNAPFVVFDDADLDKAVEGAIAAKFRNIGQACTAANRFIVHRDVAEEFARRVTERVKGFTVGRGTEEGVTIGPLINEGAVEKAAALVGDAVQRGATVHTGGSAIERPGTFYAPTVLADVRPGSEILREEIFGPVLAIVPFDTEDEAVRIANDTEYGLVSYVYTENLARGQRMIERLETGMMGLNIGVVSNAAAPFGGWKMSGLGREGGAEGIHEYLQTKYTLTPNPF; translated from the coding sequence ATGAGCCACAACCACGAGGCCGAGCTGCTCGCGAGCGTGCCCGACCAGCTGTACATCGGCGGGCAGTGGCGCGACGCCGAGGGCGGGCGGACGCTCAACGTCTACGACCCCGCCACCGGTGACCTCGTCAGGACGATCGCGGACGCCTCGCCCGCCGACGGTCTCGCCGCGCTGGACGCCGCCGACGCGGCGTTCCCCGCCTGGGCCGCGACACCGGCGCGCGAGCGTGCGGAGATCCTGCGCCGCGCGTTCGACCTGCTCCAGGAGCGCAAGGAGGAGTTCGCCCTCCTCATGACGATCGAGATGGGCAAGCCGCTCGCCGAGGCGCGCGGCGAGGTTGCCTACGGCGGCGAGTTCGTGCGCTGGTTCAGCGAGGAGGCCACCCGCGTCCAGGGCCGGTACGGGCCCAACCCCGAGGGCACCGGCCGGATGGTCGTCTCCCAGCACCCCGTCGGGCCGTGCTTCCTCATCACGCCGTGGAACTTCCCGCTCGCGATGGCCACCCGCAAGATCGCCCCGGCGCTGGCGGCCGGGTGCACGGTCGTCATCAAGCCCGCCGAGCTGACGCCGCTGACGACGCTGTACTTCGTCAAGCTGCTCGAGGAGGCCGGGCTCCCGGGCGGTGTGGTGAACGTCTTCACCACCTCGACGTCGGGGAAGGTCTCCGAGCCGATCATCCGCGACCCGCGGCTGCGCAAGCTCTCCTTCACCGGCTCGACGCCGGTGGGCCAGCGCCTGCTGGAGCAGGCCGCCCAGGGGGTGCTGCGGACGTCGATGGAGCTCGGCGGCAACGCGCCGTTCGTCGTCTTCGACGACGCCGACCTGGACAAGGCGGTCGAGGGGGCGATCGCGGCGAAGTTCCGGAACATCGGCCAGGCCTGCACCGCCGCGAACCGGTTCATCGTCCACCGCGACGTCGCCGAGGAGTTCGCGCGCCGGGTCACCGAGCGCGTGAAGGGCTTCACCGTGGGCCGGGGCACGGAGGAGGGCGTGACGATCGGGCCGCTCATCAACGAAGGCGCGGTCGAGAAGGCCGCCGCGCTCGTGGGTGACGCCGTCCAGCGCGGCGCGACCGTCCACACCGGCGGCAGCGCGATCGAGCGGCCCGGTACCTTCTACGCGCCCACCGTGCTCGCCGACGTGCGCCCGGGCAGCGAGATCCTGCGCGAGGAGATCTTCGGGCCCGTGCTGGCGATCGTCCCGTTCGACACCGAGGACGAGGCGGTGCGCATCGCCAACGACACCGAGTACGGCCTGGTCTCCTACGTCTACACGGAGAACCTGGCCCGCGGTCAGCGCATGATCGAGCGCCTGGAGACGGGGATGATGGGCCTGAACATCGGCGTCGTCTCCAACGCCGCGGCCCCGTTCGGCGGCTGGAAGATGTCGGGTCTGGGCCGCGAGGGCGGTGCGGAGGGCATCCACGAGTACCTCCAGACCAAGTACACGCTGACGCCCAACCCGTTCTGA
- a CDS encoding FAD-binding monooxygenase, translated as MQQFHHYGYVSGDPRVEPAAGIGLDRPEELPDEVDVLIVGTGPAGMIAAAQLSQFPDVSARIVERRASRLEIGQADGIQARSVETFQAFGFAGRIIEEAYRITEMAFWRPDPEDPSRIVRGERPVDDPTGISEFPHLIVNQARVLDYFAEFAANSPGRIKPDYGYEFVRLEVTQGEEYPVTAHLVRTAGEQVGQEKVVRAKYVLGADGAHSRVRDSIGCRPQGDQAFHAWGVMDVLAVTDFPDIRTKCAIQSHTGGSILHIPREGGHLFRMYVDLGVVSPEDKGAIRRTTIEEIIARANEILHPYTLDVRHVAWHSVYEVGHRVTDRFDDVPLDEIGTRTPRVFIAGDACHTHSAKAGQGMNVSMQDGFNLGWKLGYVLTGRSPESLLATYSAERQVIAQNLIDFDREWSTLMAKKPEEFTDPAELADFYVRTAEFPAGFMTQYEPSMIVGEATHQELATGFPIGKRFKSVPVVRVCDANPLHLGHQHRADGRWRVYAFADGAAPGQASALTEWAEWMASSAESPVLAHTPDGEPRDSVLDVKVVYQQKHVDVDISRVPEIFLPRTGPFELVNYDKVFAAHPDEDIFDLRGIDRNGCVVVVRPDQYVAAVLPLGATDELAAFFRQHLLVTDRQPVA; from the coding sequence ATGCAGCAGTTTCACCACTACGGCTATGTCTCCGGCGATCCGCGGGTCGAGCCCGCCGCAGGGATCGGCCTCGACCGTCCCGAGGAGTTGCCTGACGAGGTCGACGTCCTCATCGTCGGCACCGGGCCGGCGGGGATGATCGCCGCCGCCCAGCTCTCGCAGTTCCCCGACGTCAGCGCCCGCATCGTCGAGCGCCGGGCCAGCCGGCTCGAGATCGGGCAGGCGGACGGCATCCAGGCGCGGAGCGTCGAGACGTTCCAGGCGTTCGGGTTCGCCGGGCGGATCATCGAGGAGGCGTACCGGATCACCGAGATGGCCTTCTGGCGGCCCGACCCGGAGGACCCGTCGCGCATCGTGCGCGGGGAGCGGCCGGTCGACGACCCGACCGGGATCAGCGAGTTCCCGCACCTCATCGTCAACCAGGCGCGTGTCCTCGACTACTTCGCGGAGTTCGCGGCCAACTCGCCCGGCCGGATCAAGCCGGACTACGGGTACGAGTTCGTTCGCCTGGAGGTCACGCAGGGGGAGGAGTACCCGGTCACCGCCCACCTCGTCCGCACCGCCGGCGAGCAGGTGGGCCAGGAGAAGGTCGTGCGGGCGAAGTACGTCCTCGGCGCCGACGGCGCGCACAGCCGCGTCCGCGACTCCATCGGCTGCAGGCCGCAGGGCGACCAGGCGTTCCACGCCTGGGGCGTCATGGACGTGCTCGCCGTGACCGACTTCCCCGACATCCGCACCAAGTGCGCCATCCAGTCGCACACCGGCGGGAGCATCCTGCACATCCCGCGCGAGGGCGGGCACCTGTTCCGCATGTACGTCGATCTCGGCGTCGTCTCGCCCGAGGACAAGGGCGCGATCCGGCGGACGACGATCGAGGAGATCATCGCCAGGGCGAACGAGATCCTGCACCCCTACACGCTCGACGTGCGCCACGTCGCCTGGCACAGCGTCTACGAGGTCGGCCACCGGGTGACCGACCGGTTCGACGACGTCCCCCTGGACGAGATCGGCACGCGCACGCCCCGCGTCTTCATCGCCGGCGACGCCTGCCACACCCACAGCGCCAAGGCCGGCCAGGGCATGAACGTCTCGATGCAGGACGGCTTCAACCTGGGCTGGAAGCTCGGGTACGTGCTGACGGGCCGCAGCCCCGAGAGCCTGCTGGCCACCTACTCCGCCGAGCGTCAGGTCATCGCCCAGAACCTCATCGACTTCGACCGGGAGTGGTCGACCCTCATGGCGAAGAAGCCGGAGGAGTTCACGGACCCCGCCGAGCTCGCCGACTTCTACGTCCGCACCGCCGAGTTCCCCGCCGGTTTCATGACGCAGTACGAGCCGTCGATGATCGTGGGCGAGGCGACCCACCAGGAGCTCGCCACCGGGTTCCCGATCGGGAAGCGGTTCAAGTCGGTCCCGGTCGTGCGGGTCTGCGACGCCAACCCGTTGCACCTGGGCCACCAGCACCGGGCCGACGGCCGGTGGCGCGTCTACGCGTTCGCCGACGGCGCCGCCCCGGGCCAGGCGTCCGCGCTGACCGAGTGGGCGGAGTGGATGGCCAGCTCGGCAGAGTCCCCGGTCCTCGCCCACACCCCTGACGGTGAGCCGCGTGACAGCGTCCTCGACGTGAAGGTCGTCTACCAGCAGAAGCACGTCGACGTCGACATCTCCCGGGTGCCCGAGATCTTCCTGCCCCGTACCGGGCCGTTCGAGCTCGTCAACTACGACAAGGTGTTCGCCGCGCACCCCGACGAGGACATCTTCGACCTGCGCGGCATCGACCGGAACGGCTGCGTCGTCGTCGTCCGTCCCGACCAGTACGTCGCCGCCGTCCTGCCGCTCGGCGCCACGGACGAACTCGCGGCGTTCTTCCGTCAGCACCTTCTCGTGACCGACCGCCAGCCGGTGGCCTGA